One part of the Vibrio hyugaensis genome encodes these proteins:
- a CDS encoding DUF2271 domain-containing protein gives MLNTGRIFRRYPFSKAALLAALSPLPLMAAPFPDNAKVDFEFELPKIDTSMYARPYVAVWIEDEKRKPVKTIQLWVGKDEWLKDLRSWWRKVGRYDRELVDAVTSATRPAGQYRFVWDGTNDDGQRLEQGNYTLHVEVVREHGGRNYLRQKMQLADSEVRYQIKPTEETGVITVNYQVK, from the coding sequence ATGTTAAACACAGGCCGAATTTTTCGCCGTTACCCGTTTAGTAAAGCCGCATTGCTCGCGGCTTTATCTCCTTTGCCGCTTATGGCCGCTCCTTTTCCAGATAATGCCAAAGTCGACTTTGAGTTTGAGTTACCAAAGATTGATACCTCGATGTATGCAAGACCTTATGTCGCAGTATGGATCGAAGATGAAAAGCGTAAACCAGTCAAAACCATTCAGCTTTGGGTAGGTAAAGATGAGTGGTTGAAAGATCTTCGTAGTTGGTGGCGCAAAGTGGGTCGTTACGATCGCGAACTGGTCGATGCTGTAACGTCAGCCACTCGACCTGCAGGCCAATACCGATTCGTTTGGGATGGCACCAATGATGATGGTCAACGACTCGAACAGGGCAATTACACCCTACATGTAGAAGTAGTGCGTGAACACGGTGGCCGTAATTACCTACGTCAAAAAATGCAGTTAGCGGACAGTGAAGTGCGCTACCAAATAAAACCAACGGAAGAGACGGGCGTAATTACCGTCAATTACCAAGTTAAGTGA
- a CDS encoding DUF6162 family protein: MITQKIRPDNGSREGKWVALTIAGILAVSTILLPHHQAETEHTEVLVHQVLITDLEQEELAMIAELKLAHEEIRDLHLDTGKWPAVSELEEFWVAPFVQDQSWQRKGSHQWQRLDAGIYLGVRQDEKGAASMLLDSRNEHADIWFIQSTAKASDLSLAEISERQKQGWQQIVLVPATSSNAHAH, translated from the coding sequence ATGATCACACAGAAGATTCGACCGGATAACGGCAGTCGAGAAGGCAAATGGGTTGCTTTGACCATCGCAGGTATTCTTGCGGTCTCCACGATTTTGCTGCCTCACCATCAAGCCGAGACAGAACATACTGAAGTGCTGGTTCATCAAGTTCTCATCACTGACCTTGAACAAGAAGAACTTGCGATGATTGCCGAGTTAAAGTTGGCACATGAAGAAATTCGAGATCTTCATCTAGATACTGGCAAGTGGCCTGCCGTCAGCGAATTGGAAGAATTTTGGGTTGCACCATTTGTACAAGATCAAAGCTGGCAGCGAAAAGGCTCTCATCAATGGCAACGGTTAGATGCAGGGATTTACCTCGGTGTAAGGCAAGATGAAAAAGGCGCGGCTTCCATGCTTCTCGATAGTCGTAATGAACACGCCGACATTTGGTTTATTCAATCCACAGCAAAGGCGTCTGATTTATCTCTTGCGGAAATAAGCGAACGCCAGAAGCAAGGTTGGCAACAAATTGTTCTTGTCCCTGCTACGTCTTCAAATGCTCACGCCCATTAA
- the speB gene encoding agmatinase — translation MNDLFTKTDYSLYSNSMSFLRRPYIKNPVSADADVVVLGVPLDMATSGRPGARMGPDAIRRASVNLAWEGKKFPWDFNVFDKLKVIDAGDLVFDCGDAEDFTYRLEAATSEILKSGKTMLGLGGDHFITLPILRAYAKHHGQMALIHFDAHTDTYANGSSYDHGTMFYHAPKEGLISAKNSVQIGIRTEYDQQDHGFNVINAMQANDMSVEEILAEVSRTVADKPVYVTFDIDCLDPAFAPGTGTPVCGGLNSDKILKIIRGFAGMNIVGMDVVEVSPPYDHSDVTALAGATIALELLYAYASGRE, via the coding sequence ATGAATGATTTGTTTACTAAAACCGATTATTCGCTTTACTCCAACTCTATGTCGTTCCTACGTCGTCCATACATTAAGAACCCTGTTTCGGCAGACGCTGATGTAGTAGTGCTTGGCGTTCCTCTGGACATGGCGACATCTGGTCGTCCTGGTGCGCGCATGGGTCCAGATGCGATTCGTCGTGCGTCAGTAAACCTTGCTTGGGAAGGCAAGAAGTTCCCTTGGGACTTCAACGTATTTGATAAATTGAAAGTGATCGACGCAGGTGACCTTGTGTTCGATTGTGGTGATGCTGAAGATTTCACTTACCGTCTAGAAGCAGCAACAAGTGAAATTCTAAAGAGCGGTAAGACAATGCTAGGCTTGGGTGGTGACCACTTCATCACGCTACCAATCCTACGTGCTTACGCAAAACACCATGGTCAAATGGCTTTGATTCACTTCGATGCGCACACTGACACTTACGCAAACGGCAGTTCTTACGACCACGGTACTATGTTCTACCATGCGCCAAAAGAAGGTCTAATTTCTGCGAAGAACTCTGTTCAAATCGGTATCCGTACAGAGTATGACCAGCAAGATCACGGTTTCAATGTCATCAATGCGATGCAAGCGAACGACATGTCAGTGGAAGAGATTCTGGCAGAGGTTAGTCGAACGGTTGCGGATAAGCCTGTGTATGTCACTTTTGACATCGACTGTCTGGATCCGGCGTTTGCACCAGGTACAGGTACACCAGTTTGTGGCGGTCTGAACTCAGATAAAATTCTGAAGATCATTCGTGGTTTCGCTGGCATGAACATCGTAGGTATGGACGTAGTGGAAGTCTCTCCTCCTTACGACCACAGCGATGTAACGGCATTGGCTGGCGCAACTATCGCACTTGAGTTGCTTTATGCCTACGCTTCAGGTCGCGAATAA
- a CDS encoding metal ABC transporter ATP-binding protein, whose amino-acid sequence MLGPSISLNRVSLQYGDNLILQDIQTKFDAGQCHVIMGPNGGGKTSLLRSVLGLTPFTGDISVHWPDSKHAARIGYVPQKAMFEASLPLTVMDFVLLNQTRVPLFWRRKTKQTQQALAQLERVGMASRSDRRMGQLSGGEQQRVLFAQALLDDPSLLVLDEPTTGMDEQGVRYLEGLIHEVVAEGKTVLAVHHDVTAVRRLDAQVHVVNRQIVSSGHHSEVLSPERIESLFKHYTAKVEAA is encoded by the coding sequence ATGTTAGGGCCTTCTATCTCTCTCAACAGGGTAAGCCTTCAATATGGCGACAACCTGATTCTACAAGATATCCAAACCAAATTTGATGCTGGCCAATGTCACGTCATCATGGGGCCTAACGGTGGTGGGAAGACCTCTCTTTTGCGCTCTGTTTTGGGCTTAACCCCATTTACTGGTGACATTTCTGTCCATTGGCCAGACAGCAAACATGCTGCGAGAATCGGCTATGTACCGCAAAAAGCCATGTTTGAAGCCAGTCTGCCGCTCACGGTTATGGATTTCGTATTGCTTAACCAAACCAGAGTGCCGCTGTTTTGGCGACGTAAGACCAAGCAAACTCAACAAGCGCTTGCTCAACTAGAGCGCGTTGGTATGGCTTCACGCAGCGACCGACGAATGGGGCAGTTATCGGGTGGTGAGCAGCAGCGTGTTTTATTCGCTCAAGCTTTATTAGACGATCCAAGTCTGCTTGTTTTGGATGAGCCAACGACAGGCATGGATGAGCAAGGTGTTCGTTACTTAGAAGGTTTGATTCATGAAGTGGTTGCTGAAGGTAAAACAGTGCTAGCGGTTCATCATGATGTAACCGCAGTACGTCGTTTAGATGCGCAAGTGCATGTCGTGAATCGTCAGATTGTGTCATCAGGCCATCACTCTGAAGTGCTAAGTCCAGAACGTATTGAATCTCTATTTAAGCACTACACTGCAAAAGTGGAGGCGGCGTAA
- a CDS encoding S9 family peptidase codes for MRFTLTTLAVSVALVAGCSNQGLPTMNHYSQSQLVAQQTQAPVAKKVPHAMNIHGDTRIDNYYWMRDDERQDPEILQHLEQENQYTETVLKHTEALQEQLFEEIKGRIAKDDNSVPVRKGSYYYSNEVTGDNEYEVHLRAKDFAGKDKQVILDVNELAKEHEFFSIGGLTISPNENLLAYGEDTLSRRIYTIKIKDLTTGEYLKDEIEGASSAIAWQNDNQAFYYIKKDPQTLLGYQVFRHVLGAPQTSDELIYEETDSAYYTFLSKSKDGEQVYIWHSSTETSGVSVIDANNPNAKAEAFYPRETGIEYSIAKLDDWYYIYTNYQAVNFRLMKVKAEEMRDRSKWVDVIPANDNSQLVDFDLFDDHLVYEQRTNGLSTVKVRQLSTGKEFPLEFNDTAFAAYLTGNLELDNSKVRIYYSSLTTPGTYYDFDLNTGESEIMKQTPVLGDFDADNYQSERIMVTARDGKQVPVSLVYRKDLFKKDGTNPIYQYGYGSYGSTIEPTFRSTRLSLLDRGFVYAIAHIRGSEMLGRPWYEDGKKLTKQNTFNDFIDVTKGLVEEGYGAKDKVFAVGGSAGGLLMGAIINQAPELYRGIGAHVPFVDVVTTMLDESIPLTTNEYDEWGNPNDKTYYGYMLSYSPYDNVKAQNYPNMLVTTGLHDSQVQYFEPMKWVAKLREMKTDDNVLLFKTDMEAGHGGASGRFKRLKEDALEYAFFLDLLETK; via the coding sequence ATGCGTTTCACTTTAACCACGTTGGCCGTATCGGTCGCGCTAGTCGCCGGATGCAGCAATCAAGGATTACCAACCATGAACCATTACTCCCAATCGCAACTCGTTGCTCAACAAACCCAAGCACCCGTTGCAAAAAAAGTCCCTCATGCAATGAATATTCATGGTGATACACGAATCGATAATTACTACTGGATGCGCGATGATGAACGCCAAGATCCAGAAATCTTGCAACACCTTGAGCAAGAGAATCAGTACACAGAAACCGTTTTAAAACACACCGAAGCACTGCAAGAACAGCTTTTTGAAGAGATCAAAGGGCGTATTGCAAAAGATGACAATTCAGTTCCAGTTCGTAAAGGCAGTTACTACTACTCAAATGAAGTGACAGGCGACAACGAATACGAAGTACATCTGCGTGCGAAAGACTTTGCAGGTAAAGATAAGCAAGTCATCTTAGATGTTAACGAGCTGGCAAAAGAACATGAGTTTTTCAGTATTGGCGGCTTAACGATTAGCCCAAATGAAAACTTGTTGGCTTATGGCGAAGATACGCTGAGTCGCCGTATTTACACCATCAAGATCAAAGACCTCACGACGGGTGAATATCTAAAAGATGAAATTGAAGGTGCATCAAGTGCAATCGCATGGCAAAACGATAACCAAGCCTTCTACTACATCAAGAAAGACCCTCAAACGCTGTTAGGTTACCAGGTTTTCCGTCATGTATTGGGTGCACCTCAGACTAGCGATGAGCTTATCTACGAAGAAACTGACAGCGCTTACTACACCTTCTTGAGTAAAAGTAAGGATGGTGAGCAAGTTTACATTTGGCACTCAAGTACCGAGACAAGTGGCGTGTCTGTAATTGATGCAAACAACCCGAACGCCAAAGCCGAAGCTTTCTACCCTAGAGAGACCGGCATTGAATACAGTATTGCTAAACTGGACGATTGGTACTACATCTACACCAACTACCAAGCAGTAAACTTCCGTTTGATGAAAGTGAAAGCGGAAGAGATGCGCGATCGTTCTAAATGGGTCGATGTCATTCCTGCTAACGATAATTCTCAGCTAGTCGATTTCGACTTGTTCGACGATCACCTTGTTTACGAGCAGCGCACGAATGGATTGTCGACCGTGAAGGTTCGTCAATTATCGACAGGCAAAGAGTTTCCACTCGAGTTTAATGATACGGCTTTTGCCGCTTACCTAACGGGCAACCTTGAATTAGACAATTCAAAAGTTCGCATCTACTACAGCAGCCTGACGACACCGGGGACTTACTATGATTTCGACCTAAATACAGGTGAATCTGAAATCATGAAGCAAACACCGGTACTTGGTGATTTTGATGCCGATAACTACCAGTCAGAGCGAATCATGGTGACTGCTCGTGATGGCAAACAAGTACCAGTTTCATTGGTTTACCGCAAAGACCTATTCAAGAAGGACGGAACCAACCCAATCTACCAGTACGGTTACGGCTCATACGGTTCAACCATCGAGCCAACATTCCGCTCAACCCGCCTGAGCTTACTTGATCGCGGGTTCGTGTACGCAATCGCGCATATTCGTGGTTCAGAAATGCTTGGTCGTCCTTGGTATGAAGATGGCAAAAAGCTGACTAAACAAAACACCTTCAATGACTTCATCGACGTAACCAAAGGACTGGTTGAAGAAGGTTATGGCGCAAAAGATAAAGTGTTTGCTGTTGGTGGCTCTGCGGGCGGCCTATTGATGGGCGCTATTATCAACCAAGCACCAGAGCTCTACCGTGGTATTGGCGCGCACGTTCCGTTTGTTGACGTAGTGACAACCATGTTGGATGAGTCGATTCCTCTAACAACCAACGAATACGATGAATGGGGTAACCCGAACGATAAAACCTACTACGGCTACATGCTGAGCTACTCACCTTACGACAACGTGAAAGCTCAGAATTACCCGAACATGTTAGTGACAACGGGTTTGCATGACTCGCAAGTTCAATACTTTGAGCCGATGAAGTGGGTAGCCAAACTTCGTGAAATGAAAACCGATGATAATGTCTTGTTGTTTAAAACCGATATGGAAGCAGGTCACGGTGGTGCATCTGGCCGATTTAAACGATTGAAAGAAGATGCGCTTGAGTACGCTTTCTTCTTAGATTTGTTGGAAACGAAATAA
- a CDS encoding porin gives MKMKTLAVAVAALAGGSQVFAAEVYNSDGTSLSIGGHVSVGVGEYFEEDVKVHQVSPRINVGGKKDIGNGVTIDAKGEWSLNYLNGGDNSFSTRLGYIGATHDQYGRLVVGTQWAPYYDVAGVADIPIAFANDFLYASGYYELGSSRAEKMVSYRKGFEFGEGFGLNLGLGWQGQNGDFDDRGQIALSTELAGFGLGYVYSGGDVKFGTKSESATSHVFSANYGKYGSGLYAALVYGMNDYFYLGLEETSQLEGLLAYGVNDWTFSINYEGVENDKDSKTITSETALQAEYAVTPAFVTFAAYQFDLGNDYNNEENDYWTLGARYYF, from the coding sequence ATGAAAATGAAAACTCTAGCCGTTGCAGTGGCGGCTCTAGCAGGTGGTTCTCAAGTCTTCGCAGCAGAAGTTTACAACAGCGACGGCACATCTCTTTCTATCGGCGGCCATGTATCTGTGGGCGTTGGTGAGTACTTCGAAGAAGACGTTAAGGTTCATCAAGTATCTCCACGTATCAACGTTGGCGGTAAAAAGGACATTGGTAATGGCGTAACTATCGACGCTAAAGGCGAATGGTCTCTGAACTACCTTAATGGTGGCGACAACTCCTTCTCTACTCGTCTAGGTTACATTGGTGCTACCCATGACCAATACGGCCGTTTAGTAGTTGGCACACAATGGGCACCATACTACGATGTAGCAGGTGTGGCAGATATTCCAATCGCTTTTGCCAATGATTTCTTATACGCATCTGGTTACTACGAGCTAGGCTCTTCTCGTGCAGAGAAAATGGTAAGTTACCGCAAAGGTTTTGAATTTGGTGAGGGCTTTGGTCTAAACCTAGGTCTAGGTTGGCAAGGTCAGAATGGTGACTTTGATGATCGTGGGCAAATCGCACTAAGCACTGAGCTAGCAGGCTTTGGTCTTGGTTATGTATACAGCGGTGGTGATGTTAAGTTTGGCACTAAGTCAGAGTCAGCAACTTCTCACGTGTTCTCTGCTAACTACGGTAAATACGGTTCAGGCCTATACGCAGCATTAGTATACGGTATGAATGACTACTTCTACCTTGGCTTAGAAGAAACTAGCCAGCTTGAAGGTCTATTAGCCTACGGTGTTAACGACTGGACATTCAGTATTAACTACGAAGGTGTAGAGAACGATAAAGACAGCAAAACAATCACTAGCGAGACTGCCCTACAGGCTGAATACGCAGTAACTCCTGCTTTCGTTACATTTGCTGCATACCAGTTTGATCTAGGTAACGACTACAACAACGAAGAAAACGACTACTGGACGCTAGGTGCTCGTTACTACTTCTAA
- a CDS encoding metal ABC transporter permease, protein MDWLRELALHGVEAGWLSDSFAYAFMVNAIVAALILGPLLGGLGTLVIAKRLAFFSEAVGHAALTGIAIGVLLGEPPENPFIGLFSFCMIFALLLHFVRNRTNVPYDTLVGVFLALALAVGAALLMYVARKINIHMLENVLFGSILTVTDRDITILAVSCLIILLLLIPTFNRILLTCISPDIARVRGFNTSFYDYLFVMMITLVTIAAVKIIGAVLVGALLLIPGATARLLTKRMGSFVLLSSLLATIACLVGTVLPMELELPVPSGASIIIVSAIFFLMATIYRIVRKA, encoded by the coding sequence ATGGATTGGTTAAGAGAGCTCGCTCTGCATGGTGTGGAAGCTGGTTGGCTAAGTGACAGTTTTGCTTACGCGTTTATGGTCAACGCGATAGTGGCTGCGCTCATTCTTGGTCCCTTGCTGGGTGGTTTAGGCACGCTAGTCATTGCGAAGCGTTTAGCGTTCTTTTCAGAGGCGGTCGGTCATGCAGCACTAACGGGTATTGCAATTGGTGTACTGCTTGGTGAGCCACCAGAAAATCCTTTCATCGGCTTATTCAGCTTTTGTATGATTTTCGCATTGTTGCTGCATTTCGTGCGAAATCGAACCAATGTGCCTTATGACACGTTAGTCGGTGTGTTTCTTGCGCTGGCTTTAGCGGTTGGTGCGGCGTTGCTGATGTATGTCGCACGTAAGATCAATATCCATATGCTAGAAAATGTCCTATTTGGCTCGATATTAACCGTAACCGACAGAGACATTACGATTCTAGCGGTCAGTTGTTTGATTATTCTGCTATTGCTGATCCCGACATTTAACCGAATCTTACTGACTTGCATTAGCCCTGATATCGCGCGAGTTCGTGGTTTCAATACGAGCTTCTACGATTACTTGTTTGTCATGATGATCACATTAGTCACCATTGCAGCTGTAAAGATCATCGGAGCTGTGTTGGTTGGTGCATTGCTGCTAATTCCGGGAGCGACGGCGAGACTGTTAACTAAACGTATGGGAAGCTTTGTTCTGCTTTCTTCTTTGCTTGCTACTATCGCTTGTTTAGTTGGAACCGTGTTGCCTATGGAGTTGGAGTTACCCGTGCCGTCGGGCGCATCGATAATCATCGTTTCTGCGATCTTCTTCTTAATGGCAACGATTTACCGAATCGTGCGCAAAGCTTAA
- a CDS encoding metal ABC transporter solute-binding protein, Zn/Mn family, translated as MMKRSFLRRIITASAFLAVASSSFAADKLNIGITLQPYYSYVKAVVGDKAEILPLVDAGFNPHNYLPQPNDLKRLKQMDVIVVNGIGHDDFALKVIQASQRDDLVVIEANKEVPLLPAMGQSVGKGAVNPHTFVGLSTTIQKVYTIASELSKLDPENAAFYRKNARSYAKTFRLLKRDAMLSLGQLDTAGMKVATTHNAYGYILQEFGVDVAAVIEPAHGVEPSASQLQETIEKIRQSGIDVLFYELNMPNRFVDTIEEATGVQLYRFSHMTHGEYEANKVEVEMRENVATLIEAMKFVASKHEQEKA; from the coding sequence ATGATGAAACGATCTTTTCTACGTCGAATTATAACGGCTAGTGCATTTCTGGCAGTAGCTTCATCGAGCTTTGCAGCAGATAAGCTCAATATTGGTATTACGCTTCAACCTTACTACAGCTATGTGAAAGCTGTGGTCGGTGACAAAGCAGAAATTCTACCGCTGGTGGATGCAGGCTTTAACCCTCATAACTATTTACCTCAACCTAATGATTTAAAGCGTTTGAAGCAAATGGATGTGATTGTGGTCAATGGTATCGGCCATGATGATTTTGCTCTTAAAGTGATTCAAGCTTCACAACGTGACGATCTTGTGGTGATAGAGGCTAACAAAGAAGTCCCACTGTTACCTGCGATGGGGCAATCAGTCGGTAAAGGCGCAGTTAACCCGCATACGTTTGTTGGCCTATCGACCACGATTCAAAAGGTTTACACGATTGCGAGTGAGCTAAGCAAGCTCGACCCAGAAAACGCGGCGTTTTATCGTAAGAATGCGCGCTCTTACGCAAAAACATTCCGCCTTTTGAAGCGTGATGCCATGTTGTCTTTGGGGCAACTTGATACAGCAGGCATGAAGGTCGCTACTACGCATAATGCTTATGGTTACATCTTGCAGGAATTCGGCGTTGACGTCGCAGCAGTTATCGAACCTGCTCATGGTGTAGAACCAAGCGCGAGCCAGTTACAAGAGACGATAGAGAAGATTCGTCAATCTGGCATTGATGTGCTGTTTTACGAATTAAACATGCCAAATCGTTTTGTTGATACGATCGAAGAAGCGACCGGTGTTCAGCTTTATCGCTTTTCTCACATGACTCATGGCGAATACGAAGCCAATAAGGTTGAAGTCGAAATGCGTGAGAACGTCGCGACTCTGATTGAAGCGATGAAGTTCGTTGCAAGCAAGCACGAACAGGAGAAAGCTTGA
- a CDS encoding DUF4198 domain-containing protein: MKTKMKAVALASVMAMGLAAATTAQAHPRWVLPSHFTVSKEGGDWLTFDVTASHGTFVFDKPAGSEQAFVVMPDGRSERPNFVVRGKRRSMFDFYFEEEGTHKVAINNQPSYYTQYKAGRRDTVKWSKASKADRASVIPEKARDVVTQLSYTRAESYVTVGMPTEKALEIEGKLLEMKPLTHPSDIIEGEEVTFQFFFNGEPQKGVTAEITREGTLYRNHQEQIDVVSDKEGKITFTPDVAGRYLMKANYKGELKNDPLADKASMNVHLTFETQLN, from the coding sequence ATGAAAACCAAAATGAAAGCGGTGGCATTAGCAAGTGTAATGGCAATGGGGTTAGCGGCCGCGACAACAGCACAAGCGCACCCTCGTTGGGTTCTCCCTTCTCACTTTACCGTATCAAAAGAAGGCGGTGATTGGTTAACGTTCGACGTGACAGCGTCTCACGGTACGTTTGTATTCGATAAGCCTGCAGGTAGTGAGCAAGCATTCGTGGTCATGCCAGATGGTCGTTCTGAGCGTCCGAACTTTGTGGTACGCGGTAAGCGCCGTTCGATGTTTGACTTCTACTTCGAAGAAGAAGGCACACACAAAGTGGCTATCAACAACCAACCTAGCTACTACACCCAGTACAAAGCGGGCCGTCGCGATACAGTTAAGTGGTCGAAAGCAAGTAAAGCAGACCGCGCAAGTGTGATTCCTGAAAAAGCACGCGATGTCGTTACCCAACTTAGTTACACACGTGCAGAAAGCTATGTGACAGTTGGTATGCCAACAGAGAAGGCATTGGAGATTGAAGGCAAACTGCTAGAAATGAAGCCTCTTACACACCCTTCAGACATTATTGAAGGTGAAGAGGTGACATTCCAATTCTTCTTTAATGGTGAGCCTCAGAAAGGTGTTACGGCGGAAATCACTCGCGAAGGTACTCTGTATCGCAACCACCAAGAGCAAATCGATGTGGTCAGTGACAAAGAGGGAAAAATCACTTTCACCCCAGATGTAGCAGGGCGCTACCTAATGAAAGCAAACTACAAGGGTGAGCTGAAAAACGATCCACTTGCAGACAAAGCAAGCATGAACGTGCATCTAACGTTTGAAACTCAACTTAACTAA
- the emrD gene encoding multidrug efflux MFS transporter EmrD has product MSASFPLAKLTFLIAILTAVGQMTQTMYVPSIGHMAGEFLVSASSLQAVMACYLIPYGLSQFVYGTLSDRLGRKPIIIAGLIIYILGTLVALFAHEYEWFLAGSFIQGLGIGCGGAMSRTLTRDCFEGAELHRANSLISMCVIFSPLIAPVLGGYLTEAFGWRSSYLFLALFGIAVVITMMTSMMETLPKERRKHESVANSYKFVLSDKRFQGFLLVLVATFAGVAVFEAAAGVLLGGVLGLPATTVSLLFVLPIPGYLVGAGLSSYIAQRRSERRALNVGLVAILVGSAVVLIPGLFGLTTALTLIGGATIYFLGAGILFPAATTGALSPFPYHAGTGGAILGGMQNLGAGIATLLASFFPAQDQMPLGCLMMAMSIIAMFGLRWVNRKHDHSNEMPLAI; this is encoded by the coding sequence ATGTCCGCCTCGTTTCCATTAGCGAAACTTACCTTTTTAATCGCAATTCTGACTGCCGTAGGTCAAATGACTCAAACGATGTACGTGCCTTCTATCGGTCATATGGCGGGTGAGTTCTTGGTATCAGCGTCTTCACTTCAAGCTGTGATGGCGTGTTACCTGATCCCTTATGGTCTATCGCAGTTCGTGTACGGTACGCTTTCTGATCGTCTTGGTCGCAAGCCGATCATCATTGCGGGTTTGATCATCTACATTCTTGGTACTTTGGTGGCGCTATTTGCTCATGAGTACGAATGGTTCTTGGCGGGTAGCTTTATCCAAGGTTTAGGTATCGGTTGTGGTGGCGCGATGTCTCGAACACTGACTCGTGACTGCTTTGAAGGCGCAGAGCTACACCGTGCAAACAGCCTAATCAGCATGTGTGTGATTTTCTCACCATTGATCGCGCCAGTATTGGGCGGTTACCTAACAGAAGCTTTCGGTTGGCGTTCTAGCTACTTATTCCTTGCACTGTTTGGTATCGCCGTTGTGATCACAATGATGACTAGCATGATGGAAACACTGCCAAAAGAACGACGCAAACATGAGTCGGTTGCCAACAGCTACAAATTCGTTCTGTCTGACAAACGCTTCCAAGGTTTCTTGTTAGTACTGGTCGCAACATTCGCTGGCGTAGCCGTATTTGAAGCCGCTGCAGGTGTGCTACTGGGTGGTGTACTTGGTTTACCAGCAACCACAGTAAGCTTGCTGTTTGTCTTGCCGATTCCGGGTTACTTGGTCGGCGCGGGCTTATCGAGCTACATCGCACAACGTCGCTCTGAGCGCCGTGCTTTAAATGTTGGTCTAGTGGCTATCTTAGTTGGCTCAGCAGTGGTATTGATTCCAGGTCTGTTTGGTCTAACAACGGCATTGACTCTGATTGGCGGTGCAACCATTTACTTCTTGGGTGCGGGCATTTTGTTCCCAGCGGCAACAACAGGCGCACTTTCACCGTTCCCATACCACGCGGGCACTGGCGGTGCGATTTTGGGTGGCATGCAAAACCTAGGTGCGGGTATCGCGACGCTGTTGGCTTCGTTCTTCCCGGCACAAGACCAAATGCCGCTAGGTTGTTTGATGATGGCAATGTCGATCATTGCTATGTTTGGTTTGCGTTGGGTTAATCGCAAGCACGATCACTCAAACGAAATGCCATTGGCGATCTAA
- a CDS encoding ABC transporter substrate-binding protein — protein sequence MNSKKLMMSLGLVAASTFAPVTFSKDILTSTPVTYMLSEQLMQGTGVETSYLPPKRYGIERLVNWFSSKGQQQAIKAGQDATVAITLGAIWQQDPTYVYARQGNIRLIEIDASQAISPRAQGVAALTLDNGETSKYAWMNPTNLIRMASIVGEDLQKVYPQYQAQIEKNQQVLMLDVRELINQQQEFIFEKEIDSVVLLGESLEDFASGNQLFVVDRQFKPELEWSEADKLSLKAQFEEDETLWLVTDKRPSKMLISLVSQDRILQVDVIDRWGSKGIKSEKPLARWQL from the coding sequence ATGAATAGCAAAAAGTTAATGATGAGCTTGGGTTTAGTCGCGGCGAGTACGTTCGCTCCTGTTACCTTCTCTAAAGACATTCTTACCAGCACACCCGTTACTTACATGTTGTCAGAACAACTGATGCAGGGAACTGGGGTAGAAACATCTTACTTGCCACCAAAGCGTTATGGTATTGAGCGACTGGTAAACTGGTTTTCAAGCAAAGGTCAGCAACAAGCAATTAAAGCAGGACAGGATGCAACAGTTGCCATCACGTTAGGAGCTATTTGGCAACAAGACCCAACTTATGTTTATGCTCGTCAAGGAAACATTCGGTTGATAGAGATTGACGCTTCTCAAGCCATCTCTCCAAGAGCACAAGGCGTTGCTGCGTTGACACTGGATAATGGTGAAACGTCTAAATATGCATGGATGAACCCCACAAACTTAATCCGAATGGCTTCGATAGTGGGCGAGGATCTACAAAAGGTTTATCCTCAATATCAAGCTCAAATAGAAAAGAATCAGCAAGTGTTGATGTTGGATGTGCGTGAGCTAATCAACCAACAACAAGAATTCATTTTCGAAAAAGAGATCGATTCGGTGGTATTACTAGGCGAATCACTAGAAGATTTTGCCTCTGGAAATCAACTGTTCGTTGTTGACCGTCAATTCAAGCCAGAATTAGAATGGTCGGAAGCAGACAAACTATCTTTAAAAGCTCAGTTTGAAGAAGATGAAACTCTGTGGCTGGTGACGGACAAACGTCCATCAAAAATGCTTATTTCTTTGGTTTCACAGGATCGCATACTGCAAGTTGATGTTATTGACCGCTGGGGCAGTAAAGGTATCAAAAGTGAGAAACCACTCGCACGCTGGCAGTTGTAA